One window of the Dendropsophus ebraccatus isolate aDenEbr1 chromosome 12, aDenEbr1.pat, whole genome shotgun sequence genome contains the following:
- the LOC138769795 gene encoding myeloid cell surface antigen CD33-like — protein MKSLIDRITLVFLGIVLPGYFAESQVNWTFTLPDSIEASVHSTVEIPCTFSAPEEPGNFLLTWYMIDRYGGNDHQQVYNSNDSRKVSEEYRGRTTLIGHGNNCTLRITDVTYTAWYYPEISGGSFNFSNELKPVRINVRGCLNRSSCSEWSFSFPRTIKALSNSCVVIPCTLTHPDKAMDFNLLWFERSPRKEIEVFNNKTPSSIDRRYKERTFLFRIRKNICSLIINNVRKDGQYYPGITRNINAYNLEGRFCTVTVSDVPPDPVIIGAENLKDFVATKITCAVNHTCPLIRPSLEWNIPINTTMTHVNLTRGNWELHSEMTYIPSLKDNNRSLECTVTFPNGQKSVHKLALRIEAGSTSVVVIVVIAGVASLLLLLLLIFIYKRMKTHQPQAKDEAGTNGNSTIENGNVARLYENVQKI, from the exons atgaaGTCACTGATTGATCGTATAACATTGGTCTTTTTGGGAATTGTTCTTCCAG GGTATTTTGCAGAATCACAAGTTAATTGGACATTTACATTACCGGATTCTATAGAAGCTTCAGTACATTCCACAGTGGAGATTCCCTGCACATTCTCCGCCCCTGAGGAGCCCGGAAACTTTCTTCTGACCtggtatatgatagatagatatggaggCAACGACcatcagcaggtgtataatagtaatgacTCCAGGAAGGTCAGTGAGGAGTACAGAGGTCGCACCACCCTCATAGGTCATGGGAACAACTGCACGCTGAGGATCACAGATGTCACCTACACAGCCTGGTACTACCCAGAGATCAGCGGGGGCTCCTTTAACTTTAGCAATGAGCTGAAGCCAGTCAGGATCAATGTCAGAG GCTGCTTGAACAGATCATcttgcagtgaatggagcttttCATTCCCTAGAACCATCAAAGCTTTGAGCAATTCCTGTGTGGTCATCCCATGCACCTTAACCCATCCAGACAAAGCCATGGATTTCAACTTACTTTGGTTTGAAAGATCTCCTAGGAAAGAAATAGAAGTCTTTAATAACAAAACACCCTCTAGTATAGACAGACGGTATAAAGAACGTACATTTCTGTTCCGGATAAGGAAAAACATTTGCTCATTGATTATTAATAATGTCCGAAAAGACGGACAGTACTACCCAGGAATAACCAGAAATATAAATGCCTACAACCTGGAGGGAAGGTTCTGTACAGTGACTGTCTCAG ATGTTCCACCTGATCCAGTAATAATCGGGGCTGAGAATCTTAAGGATTTTGTGGCAACTAAGATCACTTGTGCCGTAAATCATACCTGTCCCTTAATCCGTCCATCGCTAGAATGGAATATTCCTATCAATACAACTATGACGCATGTAAACCTAACTAGAGGAAATTGGGAGCTACATTCTGAGATGACTTATATCCCTTCCTTAAAGGACAATAATAGATCCCTGGAATGCACGGTTACTTTCCCAAATGGCCAGAAATCAGTCCACAAATTAGCCCTGCGTATTGAAG CTGGATcaacatcagttgtggtcattGTTGTAATAGCTGGAGTCGCTAGTCTTCTTTTGCTTCTATTGCTGATCTTCATTTATAAGAG aatgaaAACACATCAACCACAAGCAAAA